The Cyclobacteriaceae bacterium DNA segment GGTACTTCAAATTGCTGGAAGAGATCGGCTTTATTATCGATCAGGATTTTCATGGCCGGTATTTTGTTCATCGGGAAGAAGGAGAAAGTCCGGAAGACAGGTTTACCCTTGAAGAAGTAACCATTTTACGGCAGTTGATTCAAAGTGGTGCAAGCGGGCATCCCTTGCGGGGAACGTTGTTGAAAAAGTTAGCTTTTCATTCAGAAGCGAAAGATGTACCCGAACAGTTTTTAAAACTGCGCGTAGCGAAGATGTTTCGCACTTTATCGGAAGCCGTTGAAAACAAAAAACAGGTCGTGTTGAAAAATTACCATTCGGCCAATAGCCAGGAAATAACCGACAGGTTGGTAGAGCCCTTTCAGTTTGGTGAAGGCTTTCAATCAGTTCAAGCATTGGATACTAAAGACAAACAATGCAAATTCTTTAAACTGGAACGTATTGGCGATGTAGTGATTCTGGACAAGCCATACAAATACAGCAAGCTGCACAAAAAATCAAGCACCGATATTTTTGGCATCAGCGGAAGGAAGGAAATATGGATAATCTTACGGTTGAGTTTACGTGCCTATGTATTGTTGCGCGAAGAGTTTCCGCTGTCGCAACCCTACCTCGAAAAAGAAGCGGGTGAAGAAATTAAAAGTTATATTTTTAACGGGCCGGTGCTTCACTTCAAAGGTGTTGGTCGATTTGTAATGGGTTTAGCTGATGAAATTACCGTTCTTGGTCCGCCTGAGTTTAAGGCATACATTAAAGATAAAATCAAACAGCAGAAATTGGTTTAATTTTTAGAGTCAAACGTTGACACCAAAAATATAACCAACCAATCCGGACAAGCCCATGGCAATGGTTCCCCAGATCACAATTCGGATTACCGCTTTGCCCATATTTGAACCACCGGTTTTTGCTGAGACTGCCCCGAGTATAATCAGCGATACAATCGTGAACCCGTAAAGAAAATACTCCATCGTAGCAACTGGAGCAAATAGTGTTACCAACAAAGGTAAAATTCCACCTGCTGTAAATGCTGCCCCAGATGCAAACGCAGCCTGAATCGGTTTTGCCTGACTGACCTCATTAATTCCCAATTCATCACGAATGTGTGCACCCAGTGCATCTGCTTCGGTTAATTCTTTGGCTACCTGCATTGCCGTTTCCTTTTTCAATCCCCTTCTTTCATAGATTTCAGCCAATAATTTCAGCTCTACGTCAGGCATCGTTTTGAGTTCTTCTTTTTCCCGTTCAATATCCGCTCGTTCAATATCAGTTTGTGAACTTACCGATACATACTCACCTGCTGCCATCGACAATGCACCAGCAACCAGGCCAGCTACCGTTGCCAATAAAATTGGGTCTCTTGTTGTACTTGCAGCTGCCATACCAATAGCCAGACTTGAGATTGAAATAATGCCATCGTTTGCTCCCAAAACTGCTGCACGCAACCAGTTGCTTCGGTGTATGTAATGACTGTCTAAATAGTTATCAATAGTAATCATCGTACTTATCTCATTATATCACTCCACAACAAGATTAAATGCTCCTTTTGTAAGAAACTTAGTATTTGCTTTAATGTCAGAAGCATTCACAACTTCAGTCCATTCATTGTTGAATTGCCCCGTAGCAACTTCTATACGTTGAAATCGAAATTTATCCGGTGTTTCCTCCAGCAACATAAGCGCATACTTTACATCATCAACCGATACAACAGCTTCTGTTGGAAGCACCGGTCGCTCTACACTGGCTACTTCAACAATGGCTTCTAAATACATACCCGGTAACAGGTTTGGAATATTTTTCTCATCGTGAATATGACCATGAATACTCACCGTACGCGTACCCGTTTCAATGGTTTTGCCTACCAGATAAACCTCACCATCATACCACGTATCAGATCCTGCTGTTCGGAATGAAAACTTCTGACCTTTCCGAATATCGACTACATCCTTTTCAAATACCTGAAGCTCTGCGTGCATGTGATCGGTATCCACTAACTCAACGGCCACTTCATCGGGTGAAACGGAAACACCTAACGAAATATTCACTTTGGAAACGTAACCGCTAATCGGTGCATACACATGAACGACTGAAGCAATCATACCAGCCTCCAGCGATTTGATGTTTACGTTCAGCATGTTGAGTTTTTGTTCAAGCCCTTGAACGCGTGCCTGCGCCACTCTGTAATCCGATTCAGCTTTCAGGAAATTCTTCTGCGAAGCAATATTTTCATCCGCCAGCGCTTTTTGTCGCTCGTAATCCGATTGCAGGTACTTGAGTTGTGCCCGGTTTTCGAGGTACTCCTGCTGAAGTTGGATAAACTCAGGATTTTCCAACGTGAACAAAACTTTTCTTTTTGCAACCCGATCACCAGGTAAAATGGTTACAGACTTAACAAAACCACCCAGCTTCACACTCACCGATGCCTTTTGGTCAGGTGGAACATCAATGTATCCATTTGCCTTTATCTGACGGGCAAATGTTTTTGTCTCAATTGTACCCAACTGCATTTGAGCTGCCTCAAATTGAGCGCGGGTAATGGTGAGTTCATCCGTATGCGGATTGGCGCTGATGTCAAGCGCTTCTGCAGATTCATTTTCCTTGCTTCCACAGGAAACAATCAGGGCACTCAGCACTAATAAAAAAATATATTGTTTCATAAGATTTTAAAGATCAATTCATCAGGTAGTTTAACTCAATTACAGTTGTGTTATACAGACGCAGGTTGTTTAGGTAATTCATGCGGATTTGCATGGCCTGATCCAACGCCTGCACATATTGAAGAAAGTTTATCTCTCCGC contains these protein-coding regions:
- a CDS encoding WYL domain-containing protein; this encodes MIPQAKILRVFQLIGLLKGGGRTIEQLAQQLDTTSRTIYRYFKLLEEIGFIIDQDFHGRYFVHREEGESPEDRFTLEEVTILRQLIQSGASGHPLRGTLLKKLAFHSEAKDVPEQFLKLRVAKMFRTLSEAVENKKQVVLKNYHSANSQEITDRLVEPFQFGEGFQSVQALDTKDKQCKFFKLERIGDVVILDKPYKYSKLHKKSSTDIFGISGRKEIWIILRLSLRAYVLLREEFPLSQPYLEKEAGEEIKSYIFNGPVLHFKGVGRFVMGLADEITVLGPPEFKAYIKDKIKQQKLV
- a CDS encoding efflux RND transporter periplasmic adaptor subunit, which gives rise to MKQYIFLLVLSALIVSCGSKENESAEALDISANPHTDELTITRAQFEAAQMQLGTIETKTFARQIKANGYIDVPPDQKASVSVKLGGFVKSVTILPGDRVAKRKVLFTLENPEFIQLQQEYLENRAQLKYLQSDYERQKALADENIASQKNFLKAESDYRVAQARVQGLEQKLNMLNVNIKSLEAGMIASVVHVYAPISGYVSKVNISLGVSVSPDEVAVELVDTDHMHAELQVFEKDVVDIRKGQKFSFRTAGSDTWYDGEVYLVGKTIETGTRTVSIHGHIHDEKNIPNLLPGMYLEAIVEVASVERPVLPTEAVVSVDDVKYALMLLEETPDKFRFQRIEVATGQFNNEWTEVVNASDIKANTKFLTKGAFNLVVE
- a CDS encoding VIT family protein, with amino-acid sequence MITIDNYLDSHYIHRSNWLRAAVLGANDGIISISSLAIGMAAASTTRDPILLATVAGLVAGALSMAAGEYVSVSSQTDIERADIEREKEELKTMPDVELKLLAEIYERRGLKKETAMQVAKELTEADALGAHIRDELGINEVSQAKPIQAAFASGAAFTAGGILPLLVTLFAPVATMEYFLYGFTIVSLIILGAVSAKTGGSNMGKAVIRIVIWGTIAMGLSGLVGYIFGVNV